The Castor canadensis chromosome 12, mCasCan1.hap1v2, whole genome shotgun sequence genome contains the following window.
GATAATACCAGTACCCACTATGCCCATTAGGGTTATTATAAGAATTGAATTATGCATGGCATGCAtttagcatagtgcctggcaccTGGTCAGCACATGGTAGCCAGGCCTGCCCATCTCCCTGAGTGGCAAGAGATAAGGGGCTGATGTAGCCAGTAGGAACTGTGGCTtctggaaaagagggcagaattCCAAAGCAATGCTGCTAATATAGTCTGACCTGAGCAAAGGCCTAGGGACGGCCTCTGGACAGAAGAGGCCATCttctctgtccccacccccaccctgtgaCCTAATGACCTCCCCTGGGTTTCCCCCAGCTCTATGGCTACTGCTACCAGGACAGCGAAGACATCCCGGACACCCTGACCACCATCACGGAGCTTGGTGCCCCTGTGGAAATGATCCAGCTGCTGCAGACTTCCTGGGAGGATCGATTCCGAGTgagcagggaggagggcagggtcCCGGGCTTCTTGCTAGAATGATTCTCCCTTAGAAGGCCAGCCTTCCCCAGCTGCCTAGACTGATCCTCAGcctgaagagggagggaaggaaggagcacAAGCTGGCTCTACCACAAGCCAAAGGGTTAAAAAAAAGCAGCAAGACGGTGCAGtagactcacacctgtaatcttagccacttgggaggctgagatcaggaggattgaggctccaggtcagcccaagcaaagagttcatgagaccccatctgaaaaaaaaacaaaacagagcaaaatggaccggaggtgtgggtcaagtggcagagcacctgttttgcaaacatgaagcaaCCCTGAGTTCATAGCTGTctcgccaaaaaagaaaaagaaaaaggagtgagATGGGATCCTGATGTGTGTGCTCTTGCTGTCCTCACCCctctgcacatacacacacaaccaaATGAAAAACCTGGGACCATGAACAACCTTAAGGTCATCTGACCCTCACTCTGATCCCATACACTGAACTGAAACCACAGTTGAGATGTggctttaaaaaagaagagattcaTTACCCCAGATCCTTGCTGCCATCTCTCTCCTATTACACCTGCATGATCAGGCCAGCCAAGAATTAATTGAAAATCAGAGGCCTCCTCTCTAAGGCCCCTGGACCAAACCTTTATGGAGCACTAGGGCCTACAGAAGAGAAAGGTCAACCTCCCAGCCAGACCCCTTAAGAAGGGAGGGAGCCCAGAGTACAGGATTCCAACAGGCCCAACCCAGAGTGTATCTGCCCTCAGATCTGTCTCAGCCTCGGCCGCCTCCTCCACCACCTAGCCCACTCTCCACTGGGTTCAGTTACTCTGCTGGACTTCCGTCCTCGGCAGTTCGTGCTGGTGGATGGGGAGCTGAAGGTGACGGACCTGGATGATGCTCGCGTGGAGGAGACACTGTGTGCAAGTAGTGCTGACTGCATACTCGAGTTTCCAGCCAGGAACTTCACCCTGCCTTGCTCAGCCCAGGGCTGGTGCGAGGGCATGAACGAGAAGAGAAATCTCTACAATGCCTACAGGTGACCACTGCCCACTCTCTAGCTCTGGCCAGGGAAGGTGGGCCTGGAAGGGTATGGCAGTAGGAGAGCCAACATGGGGTTTGGGAGGCAGCTTGACCAATGGagctgtggggtggggagagcatTCCATCAGTCAAGAGGGAATGCTCAGGCTTCTGATGCTGAGGCTAAAAATAGACTGCTCCAAGGAGAAGCAGGCCTGGAGAGGGCAGCTGGAGTCTTCTTAAAATAGAGTCAGACTCAGGGCCAAGACTGAGGGCCTGGCATGTCCCCCCCACCGTGGCTCTTGACCTCTGCAAAGCTCCTCATGGTTGAGAAACCCAACCATGGGGTCAGTCAGGGGACAGTGTGGACTGGAAGACAGGGATGGGTTGGCACACAGGCCTCAGGTCTCAGTTTGGTCTGAACTTAAGTTGTAGTCATAGCTGTGCCCAGACCCATGCCCAAGGCTGAGTAGATTCCCTGGAACACATTGTGGGGTGTGCCTGGTCACTAGGAATGAGGAATCAGGCTCTCTAGCTAGTATGGTGACCACTTCTAGTCTGGGTAAAGGAAGTATGTGTTCCCAAAAGATGGACCCCTGAGCCCCTGGTTTCTCTCTGCCACAGGTTTTTTTTCACATACCTCCTGCCTCACAGTGCCCCACCCTCACTCAGACCTCTACTGGACAGCATTGTCAATGCCACAGGTGAGCCTTGGGGCCCATCTGCTTCCCATCACCTTCCCTTCACCTTCCCTTCTCCAAGAAGTGGGGGCAAGGATGACCCTGGGCAGCACAAGGTCCAGAACCCATCATTTCCTGAGGCAAGGTTGGTTCTGTGGCAAAGGCCCTCCCCAGGCCACAGATCATCTGGCCCAAGCCCTAGCTGGAGGGAGGGGAAATAGCTGGCTGCTTAGTGTGGAAGGAGTAGAAGCCCAGGCAGTCTGTCAAACCCACACTGCACTCTGCAGGAGAGCTCACCTGGGGGGTGGACGAGACCCTGAGCCAGCTAGAGACGGTGCTGCACCTGTACCGGAGCGGGCAGTATCTGCAGAACTCCACAACAAGCAGCAGTGCTGGTGAGTGGCACCAACAGGGACCCAGGGGCTAGAGAGGTGGGAAAAGGTGGGAGAGGCAATGACAAGCCTCCGCCACCCCAACTGGGCTAAGTGGCTCACTTCAAGTGATGCAGAGACTGTAGGACCTTCACTTTGAGAGCTCATGCCTGGTGGAGCTAGAACAACTATCATTCTGCCTTGAACTGGGGAGTGGGCCCTGACACTCCTgtggatggcctcaaactcctccATCCAGTGGCTGTCTGACTTACCCTTGGGgcctcactttcttcatctgtgaattgGGTTCAATATTACTCACCTCACAAAATTCTTCTGAGGATTAAATGGCAGTTGAGGTGTGTAAAAGCAATTAGCACAGTTCCTGTTGCACAGCTGGAGCACAATGTATGtttgcttctctttccttcctctgcacTGCTGGGGCTAGAAGGCCAGCTGGAGGCAGAGGGGGCCCTACTCTGAAGCCAACCAAAGAGGCTGGTTCTCCCAGGGTCAGGGAGGATTCCATCCATTGGTTACAGGCTGTGGACCCTCTGCAGAAGCCTAGGGTTTAGTGTGGTTGGCAGGGGGCAAGGGTGGGCAGCTCAGTATTCAAGGAGCCTTGGCCAGTCTTAGGGGTGGGGGAGCCCTCGTTAGCCCTGTAAATAAAGTTTAACGAGGTGAACAATGGCTGGCTCTGTCCCTGAGGACGCTGTTTATGGGGCCATAAATCACAGCCAGCCCTGGACTTTGGTCTAGCCCCTGGCAGGAGAAGGAGGCTGGAGGGTGGGGTGGCCAGAGGCCCAGGGCTTCTGCATTATCAGTCCAAAACCGGGCTCCTGGTACAGTGAAAAGATGGGGTGAACAAGCAGCCTACAGCTGAGACCCTGTAGCTCTCTGAATTATGGGGAGGCATCCCTCCACAAACACTCCAGCTATGGATTTTTTGCATTTCATCTTCATTTACATGCCTCCTAACCTAAAACTCCCTGACTGCTTCCCCCAGGCTTACCTGGGGGAAGCTTACCTGTCCCCAAGGCCAGGAGAAGGTGCGACATGGGTGCTCTGAAACCCTGCCACTCACTGTGACCTGCATACCAGCAGCACCAGAAGCTggttagaaatgcagattctcaggccCCGCCCCAGACCTCCTAAACAAGAATCTACATTTTAACAAGATTCCCTGGGGATGCACATGCCCAGTGATGTTTGAGAAGCCAGGCTTAAAATGTCTAAAGTGCCCTGACCTCAGCAGCCAGTCTGGATAGCTGCAGTGTGTCTGTCCCATGCATGTGCCTGCTTATCTTCGGCTTGAACTAGCTGCATTGCCTTAGATTTGAGAGATGTGTCTCTCCCCAAATCCAAGTCCCTGTTTGGTCTTCAATGAGCAATTGACTGGGTTTGAACCGCATTGGCTGCTTTTATCTTAATGCTACAGGCACTACCCTGGATGTCAATTTTCACCTAGCAAATGAGTCGTGCAGCCCTATTCAGAAAGTGGCCCCAGCCCTCACCCTGGGCACACACAGTTCTCACTATGTGTCATTCTCACTCCACAGACTACCAGCGCATCCCAGACAGCACCATCCCACAGGAAGACTACCGCTGTTGGCCATCCCACCACCATGGCAGCTGCCTTCTGTCTGTGTTCAACCTAGCTGAGGCTGTGGACGTCTGTGAGAGCCATGCCCAGTGCCGTGCCTTTGTGGTCACCAATCAGACCACTTGGACAGGTGAGCCAGCGGGAGAAGGCCTTCCAAGGGTATAGCTAGATTTCTTCAAAGGAGGTTGATAAGTACTGGGTCCTCATCAGAAGCCAGAGAGGAGGTTGAGATGATGAGGGAGAGCTGTCCTCAAGGCTGTCACTCTTATCTCTGCCCTCAGGTCGAAAGCTGGTCTTTTTCAAGACTGGGTGGAGCCAAGTGGTCCCTGACTCCAGCAAGACCACATATGTGAGGTTCCCTAGTTGATCTGTCAAGGTCTCAGCTGACCATTGTCGCCAGCTGGGCTTGCCTGCAGCAGGAGCGACTTGCACTAGCAGCACTGTGTGTCACCTGGGAACTCCTGAAGACAGGACTGACGTCCCAGACAGACCCATGTGACCAGGACAAACGTGCAATAATGCAAAATGTTAAAATGTGAGCTGCCAGCCTAAGTCTTAAGACTGCTGGTTCCCAGACCAGAGTCATTGGCTGGGAGGCTGACTGCCCCTCTGGCACTCTGGCTGCCACCAAGACTTAGGCTAGTCTGAACTGGGACAATTCTGTGGGCAGCCCTGTCAGTGTGTTTATAGTGTGAGAATGTAGCCAGagccctgctgctgctgctgctgccgctgccACTGCTGCCACATGCCACGGAGGGCGGGGCCACATGGGGACAATCGGTCACAGAGTGTCCTCTCAACTCAGTTCCAGATGGGAGACTCACTGGGAGGATGCTCCAAGATGTAGGTGATCCAAGAGGTGGAGGCCAACTCTGGCCTCCCAGGCCAGCCAAAGGGTCAGGAGTAGCAGCACACACATCCATATGAGCCAAGACTAGGGTGAAGGAGCAGGTTGCGTTTGAGCCAGGACCTGGGGCGGGGGTGGAGCCGGGGCCTTTCTGCCTCATTTGCTTTCAGTGAAAGCCACAAAGCAGCCCAAACCAGGCTCTTCCCCTCCTGGAGTTTGCATATACAGAAGCTTTTGTACTTCTTGttcattaaattgtttatttttgtaaaaaagaaaaatcacttaatAAAATGAtgtttcatgacaaaagctcttcTCTAGCCATGGTTTCTTGGACTTACTGGTCCCCAGTTACATAtttggtgtgtgtctgtgtggtcaTGTGTGTTATGGAGCAAGGTGATCTTTGGGGAGTGAAATCTCAGCAGCAAACACTGAAGATGCCAAAATGCTTTTTCAGACCCTGCTTCCAAGGTGCTCACCCCCCACTTTGGCCCTCCACATCAGTTCCTCACAAAAGACATGGAACCTCTTTTATACATGGAGGTTCTCATTTTAACACATTCCAGCTTCTATGTACAAAGCCCTAACCCAAAGGAGTGCAGGCCTCATGGTGGGATGTCGGCCACTTGGTTAACTGGAGGAGAAATAGTTCAGGAAGGAGTGGTTGGGGGCAGGTCAGGATCGAAACTGGCCACCATCGCCATGGGCAAAGTTCATGGGTACTTTCCTTTTTAGGAGCTTTTCTCTAGGCAAGAAATATATggaaagaggggagaaaggagggTATATGGAAAGTTCAACCTCCCCTTTCTGGGGTTTTAGCGGGGGAAGGTCTAGCAGGGGTGTATGGATGCCCAAAATGCGCGCaaacacgcgcacacacacacacacacacacacaaacaccttaGGGTTCAAGATCACACTGAGACCAGAGAGAGCCTGCAATGTGAATGCAGGTCTTCTAACTTGCAATCCCACATCCTCTCTCCTGCACACCTTCTGCTTCCAGGCGGAAACCTTTGAAGGCTTTACAAAGGGTAAGCACACTAACTCAAGCTAGTTTCTCCTCAGCAGATGTGGTTGGTGTCATTTCTCAAGTACAAGCTGTCCCTATTGTTCTAAGTTACTGAGGATCTGATACTAGCTCTGGGGTCCTCATCATGGACACTGCTCTGACCCTCAAGGTGACACCCTTTCCATCCTTAGCCTCCCACACCCTACATCTTGCTCTGGTATCTGGACTTATGATGGTAGGTGGAAGGGAGAGTCAGAGCCTTCACAGAACCTCATATCATGACTCAACCCAGCCAAGACCTGCCTAAGCTGACTACCCTCAGGTCTCATTCCACTGAGAAGGATCTCGGCTTCCATCAGCCTCCAGACTTCTGTCCCCAGCCACAATGTGTGTATGCCATCTGGTATTAGATTTTGCACAGCTCTGATACTCTCTATCATCTAGCCTATGGAGCCCTGAGGGCAGAAGGATCCATGCCACCAAGTTGGGCCCAAAG
Protein-coding sequences here:
- the Pkdcc gene encoding extracellular tyrosine-protein kinase PKDCC isoform X1, producing the protein MRRRRAAVAAGFCASFLLGSVLNVLFAPGSEPPRPGQSPGPSLAPSPSRRGGRGELARQIRARYEEVQRYSRGGPGPGAGRPERRRLMDLAPGGQGLLRPRSPRARPPPDGFPVWPPAPGPGSSGPGPRLGCAALRNVSGAQYVGSGYTKAVYRVRLPGGAAVALKAVDFSGHDLGSCVREFGARRGCYRLAAHKLLKEMVLLERLRHPNVLQLYGYCYQDSEDIPDTLTTITELGAPVEMIQLLQTSWEDRFRICLSLGRLLHHLAHSPLGSVTLLDFRPRQFVLVDGELKVTDLDDARVEETLCASSADCILEFPARNFTLPCSAQGWCEGMNEKRNLYNAYRFFFTYLLPHSAPPSLRPLLDSIVNATGELTWGVDETLSQLETVLHLYRSGQYLQNSTTSSSADYQRIPDSTIPQEDYRCWPSHHHGSCLLSVFNLAEAVDVCESHAQCRAFVVTNQTTWTGRKLVFFKTGWSQVVPDSSKTTYVRFPS
- the Pkdcc gene encoding extracellular tyrosine-protein kinase PKDCC isoform X2; translation: MRRRRAAVAAGFCASFLLGSVLNVLFAPGSEPPRPGQSPGPSLAPSPSRRGGRGELARQIRARYEEVQRYSRGGPGPGAGRPERRRLMDLAPGGQGLLRPRSPRARPPPDGFPVWPPAPGPGSSGPGPRLGCAALRNVSGAQYVGSGYTKAVYRVRLPGGAAVALKAVDFSGHDLGSCVREFGARRGCYRLAAHKLLKEMVLLERLRHPNVLQLYGYCYQDSEDIPDTLTTITELGAPVEMIQLLQTSWEDRFRICLSLGRLLHHLAHSPLGSVTLLDFRPRQFVLVDGELKVTDLDDARVEETLCASSADCILEFPARNFTLPCSAQGWCEGMNEKRNLYNAYRFFFTYLLPHSAPPSLRPLLDSIVNATDYQRIPDSTIPQEDYRCWPSHHHGSCLLSVFNLAEAVDVCESHAQCRAFVVTNQTTWTGRKLVFFKTGWSQVVPDSSKTTYVRFPS